The following coding sequences lie in one Amycolatopsis cihanbeyliensis genomic window:
- a CDS encoding isochorismate synthase, which translates to MTLTPEGAGARADAPVKLLAAYEAGDFFLATERRTVLAAGTAEILTEPDPVRLGEQATAALAEARVPIAAGVLPFDPARHPSRVVLPRSVHIAGSAHPGAAALTARDVGIAIGTRPVPRPSRHREAVARAVSELRHGELRKVVLARALDVEFADPVRPEAILHNLLRENPHGYTFAAGLPGGSSLVGTSPELLVAKEGDRVFAYPHAGSAPRHADPATDRAAGEALLASVKDQEEHAVLAEAVVETLRPFCRKLDAPTVPALVGTPTMWHLGTTVTGELLDRDVTALRLAAALHPTPAVCGTPTGAARELLGRLEPFDRRYYAGAAGWVDAEGDGEWVVSIRCAEVAHTALRLYAGGGILAASDPEAELAETSAKFQTLFRAMGFDPEST; encoded by the coding sequence GTGACTCTCACGCCCGAGGGCGCAGGCGCGCGGGCGGACGCGCCGGTGAAGTTGCTGGCGGCGTACGAGGCGGGAGACTTCTTTCTCGCCACCGAGCGACGTACCGTCCTGGCCGCCGGAACGGCCGAGATCCTGACCGAGCCGGACCCGGTACGGCTCGGGGAGCAGGCGACCGCCGCGCTGGCCGAGGCGCGGGTCCCGATCGCCGCCGGGGTGCTGCCCTTCGACCCCGCCCGCCATCCGAGCCGGGTCGTACTGCCCCGCTCGGTGCATATCGCGGGCTCCGCCCATCCGGGCGCCGCGGCGCTGACCGCGCGGGATGTCGGCATCGCGATCGGTACCCGCCCGGTGCCGCGACCCAGCAGGCACCGCGAGGCGGTCGCCCGTGCGGTCTCCGAGCTGCGCCACGGCGAGCTGCGCAAGGTGGTGCTGGCCCGCGCGCTGGACGTCGAGTTTGCCGATCCGGTGCGGCCGGAGGCGATCCTGCACAACCTGCTCCGGGAGAACCCGCACGGCTACACCTTCGCCGCCGGGCTGCCCGGTGGGTCGAGCCTGGTCGGCACCAGCCCGGAACTGCTCGTCGCGAAAGAAGGCGACCGGGTGTTCGCCTACCCGCACGCGGGCTCGGCCCCGCGCCACGCGGATCCGGCGACCGACCGCGCGGCCGGCGAGGCGCTGCTCGCCTCGGTCAAGGACCAGGAGGAGCACGCGGTGCTCGCCGAGGCCGTGGTGGAGACGTTGCGCCCGTTCTGCCGCAAGCTGGACGCGCCGACCGTGCCGGCACTGGTGGGCACGCCCACCATGTGGCATCTCGGCACGACCGTCACCGGTGAGCTGCTCGACCGGGACGTCACCGCGTTGCGGCTGGCCGCGGCCCTGCATCCGACGCCCGCGGTCTGCGGCACGCCGACCGGGGCGGCGCGCGAGCTGCTCGGCAGGCTGGAGCCGTTCGACCGCCGCTACTACGCGGGCGCCGCCGGTTGGGTGGATGCCGAGGGCGACGGGGAGTGGGTGGTGTCGATCCGCTGCGCGGAGGTGGCGCACACGGCGCTGCGGCTGTACGCGGGGGGCGGCATCCTCGCCGCCTCCGACCCGGAGGCGGAGCTGGCGGAGACCTCCGCGAAGTTCCAGACCCTGTTCCGGGCCATGGGCTTCGACCCCGAGTCCACCTGA
- the mihF gene encoding integration host factor, actinobacterial type yields the protein MALPTLTPEQRKEALAKAAEARKARSDLLASIKAGKTTIDKVLAKAKEDKTIGKTKVTQLLKAVPGLGAVKVAALLEETGIDPDRRAAGLGERQREALIAALK from the coding sequence TTGGCTCTGCCTACGTTGACTCCGGAGCAGCGTAAGGAAGCCCTGGCCAAGGCGGCCGAGGCTCGAAAAGCGCGTTCCGATCTGCTTGCGTCGATCAAGGCCGGCAAGACGACCATCGACAAGGTGCTTGCCAAGGCGAAGGAAGACAAGACCATCGGCAAGACCAAGGTCACGCAGCTGCTGAAGGCGGTACCCGGTCTCGGCGCGGTGAAGGTCGCTGCCCTGCTGGAGGAGACGGGGATCGACCCGGACCGGCGGGCGGCCGGGCTTGGCGAGCGTCAGCGCGAGGCGCTGATCGCCGCGTTGAAATAG
- a CDS encoding long-chain fatty acid--CoA ligase, whose translation MLSTMQDGQLSLAHLLRHGTSVHADSEVVTWTGSESRRRSYAEVGTRAARLANALRGLGVTGDQRVGTFMWNNAEHLEAYLAIPAMGAVLHTLNIRLFPEQLVFVANHAADHVVLVDGSLVPLLAKQLPQMSTVRHVVVANGDAGTLEAPDGVQVHSYEELLAAAPDTFEWPELDERSAAAMCYTSGTTGDPKGVVYSHRSIWLHSMQVCMSDGMRLSEADTSLAIVPMFHAMSWGLPYAALMAGASMVMPDRFLQPGPIAEILAAEKPTMAAAVPTIWQGLLQHLEANPQDISHLREVVVGGSAAPPSMMHAFEENYDVPVLHAWGMTETSPLGSVARPPAAAAGDEAWAYRYTQGRFPASVRARLIGDSGEEMPWDGESVGELEVQGPWIAGAYYSGQEGVDPDPEKFHDGWLRTGDVGKITSDGFLTLTDRAKDVIKSGGEWISSVDLENHVMAHPAVAEAAVIGVPDEKWDERPLVAVVLREGGSVTPAELREFLADKVAKWQLPENWTFVDEVPKTSVGKFDKKRLRGAHAEGKLDITHV comes from the coding sequence ATGTTGAGCACGATGCAGGACGGGCAGTTGTCGCTGGCACACCTGCTGCGCCACGGCACGAGCGTGCACGCCGACAGCGAGGTGGTCACCTGGACCGGCTCGGAGTCCCGCCGCCGAAGCTATGCCGAGGTGGGAACCCGCGCGGCACGGCTGGCGAACGCGCTGCGGGGCCTCGGGGTGACCGGTGACCAGCGGGTCGGCACGTTCATGTGGAACAACGCCGAGCACCTCGAGGCGTACCTCGCCATCCCCGCGATGGGCGCGGTGCTGCACACGCTCAACATCCGGCTGTTCCCCGAGCAGCTGGTCTTCGTGGCCAACCACGCGGCCGACCACGTGGTGCTGGTCGACGGCTCGCTGGTGCCGCTGCTGGCCAAGCAGTTGCCGCAGATGAGCACCGTGCGGCACGTGGTGGTGGCGAACGGGGACGCCGGCACCCTGGAGGCACCCGACGGTGTGCAGGTGCACTCCTACGAGGAACTGCTGGCCGCCGCGCCGGACACGTTCGAGTGGCCGGAGCTGGACGAGCGGTCGGCGGCCGCGATGTGTTACACCTCGGGCACCACCGGTGACCCCAAGGGGGTGGTGTACTCGCACCGCTCCATCTGGCTGCACTCGATGCAGGTGTGCATGAGCGACGGGATGCGGCTGTCCGAGGCGGACACGTCGCTGGCGATCGTGCCCATGTTCCACGCGATGTCCTGGGGGCTGCCGTACGCGGCGCTGATGGCGGGCGCCTCCATGGTGATGCCGGACCGGTTCCTGCAACCGGGCCCGATCGCGGAGATCCTGGCCGCGGAGAAGCCGACCATGGCCGCCGCGGTCCCGACCATCTGGCAGGGGCTGCTGCAGCACCTGGAAGCCAACCCGCAGGACATCTCGCACCTGCGGGAGGTCGTGGTCGGCGGGTCGGCGGCGCCGCCCTCGATGATGCACGCCTTCGAGGAGAACTACGACGTGCCGGTGCTGCACGCCTGGGGGATGACCGAGACCTCGCCGCTGGGCAGCGTGGCCCGGCCGCCCGCGGCCGCCGCCGGCGACGAGGCCTGGGCGTACCGCTACACCCAGGGCCGCTTCCCCGCCTCGGTGCGTGCCCGGCTGATCGGCGACAGCGGCGAAGAGATGCCGTGGGACGGCGAGAGCGTCGGCGAGCTCGAGGTGCAGGGCCCGTGGATCGCGGGCGCCTACTACAGCGGCCAGGAGGGCGTCGACCCGGACCCGGAGAAGTTCCACGACGGCTGGCTGCGCACCGGCGACGTCGGCAAGATCACCTCCGACGGCTTCCTCACGCTCACCGACCGGGCCAAGGATGTGATCAAGTCCGGCGGCGAGTGGATCTCCTCGGTGGATCTGGAGAACCACGTCATGGCCCACCCCGCCGTGGCCGAGGCCGCGGTGATCGGGGTGCCGGACGAGAAGTGGGACGAGCGCCCGCTGGTGGCCGTCGTGCTGCGCGAAGGCGGGAGCGTCACCCCGGCCGAGCTGCGCGAGTTCCTCGCCGACAAGGTGGCGAAGTGGCAGCTTCCGGAGAACTGGACCTTCGTGGACGAGGTGCCCAAGACCAGCGTCGGCAAGTTCGACAAGAAGCGCCTGCGCGGCGCCCACGCCGAAGGCAAGCTCGACATCACCCACGTCTGA